The genomic interval GGGGTTAAAAAGACCATGATGTTAGCGCAAAGGTTGTACGAAGCGGGTTATATTACTTATATGCGTACGGATTCGACCAACTTGAGTAAAGAGGCTGTCGAGTCGCTGCGAAATTACATCGATAATGAATTCGGTAAAGCGTATTTACCTGAGTCGCCATTGGTTTATGGCAGTAAAGAGAACGCACAAGAGGCGCATGAAGCGATTCGCCCTTCAAGTGTGGAAGTGGCTGCCGCTGATTTAAAGGGTGTAGACGCCGATGCAGTGAAATTATATCAATTGATCTGGAATCAGTTTGTTGCTTGTCAAATGACACCCGCGCGTTACGACTCTACCACCATCAGCGTTAAAGCCGATGAATATACGTTAAAAGCCAAAGGCAGAATTCTAAAATTTGATGGTTGGACTCGCGTGCAGCGCCCACTGGGTAAAAATGAAGATGAAATTCTACCTGAAGTGAAAGTCGGTGAGCTTCTGACCTTAGAAAATTTGGAGCCCAAACAGCACTTCACCAAACCCCCAGCTCGTTTTACTGAAGCGGCTTTAGTTAAAGAGCTTGAGAAAAAAGGCATTGGTCGTCCTTCGACTTACGCGTCCATCATTTCGACCATACAAGATCGCGGCTACGTTAAAGTTGACCAGCGTCGTTTTTATGCTGAAAAGATGGGCGAGATTGTGACGGACCGCTTAGACAAAAGCTTTAGCGATCTCATGAACTATGACTTTACGGCGCGTATGGAGCAAAAGTTAGACCAAATTGCTGAAGGAGACGTGGTTTGGAAAAAAGTGCTCAATGACTTCTTTAGTGATTTTACCCAAGACTTAGAGCAAGCCGATAAAGACGAATCTGAAGGTGGGATGTCGTTAAATCACATTGTGATGACGGATATTGAGTGTCCAACCTGTTCCCGCCAAATGGGTATTCGAACTGCGTCAACAGGGGTTTTCTTAGGTTGTGCTGGGTACGCACTGCCTCCTAAAGAGCGCTGTAAAACGACGATTAACCTCGGCGATGAAGAGGGCATTATTAATGTGCTCGAAGAAGATGTTGAAACGGCGGCATTACGAGCAAAAAAACGCTGTCCGATTTGTGAAACGGCGATGGACGCGTATCTTATTGATGACAAAAGAAAACTACATGTTTGTGGTAATAACCCCAACTGTGAAGGTCATGTTGTCGAGTATGGCGAGTTTAAAGTTAAGGGTTACGATGGACCCGTTGTCGAGTGTGATAAATGTGGCTCGGACATGGTGCTCAAAAACGGCCGGTTTGGTAAGTACATGGGATGCAGCAATGAAGAGTGTAAGAATACTCGTAAAATCCTTCGCAATGGTGAAATTGCGCCACCAAAAGAAGACCCCGTTCACCTACCAGAACTCGAGTGTGAAAAATCGGATGCCTATTTTGTGTTGCGAGATGGTGCATCAGGCCTCTTTTTAGCAGCCAGCACGTTCCCGAAATCAAGAGAAACTCGTGCGCCGTTGGTCTCTGAATTGGTTCGGTTCAAAGAGCGAATTTCACCTAAGTTCCATTATTTGACCGAAGCGCCTCAACAAGACCCCGACGGTAAGCCAACTGTGGTTCGCTTTAGCCGTAAGACTAAAGAGAACTACGTTCGTTCAGAAGAGGGTGGCAAGCCAACGGGTTGGTCGGCTTTGTTTGAAGACGGGAAATGGCAAGTTATTGATAAACGTAAGAAATAATAATTTACTCATCAATGGGAATTTTTAGCAGCGCTTACATAGCGCTGCTTTTTTTTGTGCGCTTGGGCTAAGAATTTATCATTGCTACTCCACGGAATGGGCTCAATATGTAATAGTGTGAAAGGAGTAGAATAACAACAATAGTAAACCGACTCCGACAACAAACTCAACTGAAACAACCT from Vibrio sp. HB236076 carries:
- the topA gene encoding type I DNA topoisomerase — protein: MGKSLVIVESPAKAKTINKYLGKDFVVKSSVGHVRDLPTSGQSTGQKAAPISTKGMSAEEKARVKKEKDRKALVKKMGIDPYHDWEANYQILPGKEKVVNELKKLAKDADCVYLATDLDREGEAIAWHLREIIGGDEDRYKRVVFNEITKNAIQQAFEKPGELNMDGVNAQQARRFMDRVVGFMVSPLLWKKVARGLSAGRVQSVAVKLLVEREREINAFIPEEYWDIHANTKTKNQAPFRLLVAQKEGKAFKPTSEEQTKASLAVLEKSDFEVCKREDRPTQSKPSAPFITSTLQQAASTRLSFGVKKTMMLAQRLYEAGYITYMRTDSTNLSKEAVESLRNYIDNEFGKAYLPESPLVYGSKENAQEAHEAIRPSSVEVAAADLKGVDADAVKLYQLIWNQFVACQMTPARYDSTTISVKADEYTLKAKGRILKFDGWTRVQRPLGKNEDEILPEVKVGELLTLENLEPKQHFTKPPARFTEAALVKELEKKGIGRPSTYASIISTIQDRGYVKVDQRRFYAEKMGEIVTDRLDKSFSDLMNYDFTARMEQKLDQIAEGDVVWKKVLNDFFSDFTQDLEQADKDESEGGMSLNHIVMTDIECPTCSRQMGIRTASTGVFLGCAGYALPPKERCKTTINLGDEEGIINVLEEDVETAALRAKKRCPICETAMDAYLIDDKRKLHVCGNNPNCEGHVVEYGEFKVKGYDGPVVECDKCGSDMVLKNGRFGKYMGCSNEECKNTRKILRNGEIAPPKEDPVHLPELECEKSDAYFVLRDGASGLFLAASTFPKSRETRAPLVSELVRFKERISPKFHYLTEAPQQDPDGKPTVVRFSRKTKENYVRSEEGGKPTGWSALFEDGKWQVIDKRKK